GTTACTGTTCATGAAGGATGGGTGAAGGAGGGCTGGGCAGGTGACCGGGCTTAGTGGGTTGGTGCCAGCGTCAGGTGAGTCTGGGGGAAGGAACGCCGGAGTGAGAAGGTTGCCAGAATAAGGGTCACGTGCTGTCGCGTGTATCGGACACAGAAATAGAGTGGCGGAGCATGAAGGTGCGTGCACCAGCGCTTCAAGGAGGTGCTGATTGGACTTAGTGGGCTGCTGCCAGCGTCAGGCGAGTCTGGGGAAGGAATGCCGGAGTGAGAAGGTTGCCAGAATAAGGGTCACGCGCTGGTGTGTGTATCGAACACAAAAATAGAGTGGTGGAGCGTGAAGGTGCATGGCGGTGTTTCTGGTGACGGCGCTTCAAGGAGGTGCTGATCGGAAACCGGCGAGACTGGTGGCTTGGGTGGTGAGATTAACCAACTTCTAGAAAACCTCCAAATGAAGGTGGCAGATTTGCCACTCACAGCTAGGCCAAGGCCAAGATGcttggctttgataccatgaaaCAGTGATGAAAAAAGGAAAGAGATTTTGGGACGATTATTTCCTTTAAACCAATTGGGGTTTATGtactaattataataataaattaattccctaattatagtctaatcatattccaatcatatcacacaatcatatTCTTAATTATGTACACAATCACTATAAATTTAGGCTATTTACAAAAAGTATCTCaacaatatttaataaatattttatagtgCCATTTACGTCCAGATGTTTATATAGTTTCTCATGTACAGAGACTTTGGTTCAAAACAAATCTTAAGCTCTGCAAGATATGGTTTGATATGGGTGAATACGGGCGGATGAGCAAGGTACCTTGTCAAAATTACTTGAGCTTGCTATTTCTTATACCTGTATTGctatttatttatgagatttaattGTTTACATGATCAGATTCTGAAAGAACTCCACAAGTCTTGTCAACGAGAAGATGGTACAGATGACCAAAAGAAAGGCAGTCAACTTCTGGAGGTATACGCAATTGAGATTCAAATGTACACTGAAACCAAGAACAACAAAAAGCTTAAGGTAgagtttttcctttgttcattTGGTGCTCCAATTGTATATTGAGACTTGTGGTTGACCTTTCCTCATCTTAGTAAAATTTATTTCGAGCAAAGGACCAACAAAAAGAAAATCCTTGGGGTTGAACTACGTTTAAGGGTGTCAAGCTATTCACCAAATGCTTCAGTCTAGCTCTTTGAAACGATATCCTGTTTAAATAACAAGCTTATTATATTTTCAGCTGGAAACTGGATAATGAGCCTGAAGCTCATGCTTTTCtatcaaactaacaaataatccTCCTAATGAAACATCAATGGGGTGAGGAATTATGGAAAACTAGAAAAGTTACGTGGATAGAAATTTTCAATACATATTATTACACAGTTTGGGCAGAATTTTATATTTGCAGACGATTTGGTAGCTATTTGATTAATCCGTGCTGCCTACTGCCTAGTTGGAAAAATTGTTAAACCTGGTATGTCCAAGAATAGGAAGCTGGATAGATGCTATCCTTCACAAGAACATGATATCAGTGACCTTTAACATACATGCTTTATTCCTGGATTGATTACTTAGTGTCTGGATTTTGATGTTCTGTATGATTTCCAGCAGCACTCGCTGCTGAAATGCATTGatcatttttaatgaaaaataataagtgGAGTTGACATCGTAAtgcattttctttttgtttctgtgATAGTTCTGTTTCTCTAGTCGAGGGATGCTCCAGTATTGTCGTATTGATTTGTTTGGAGGCTTTCATTTCTTCTCATCTTTCTATATTTATGTATAATGATGTTTCCCTGTGTTGTCTTACCAGCAATTATACCAAAAAGCACTTGCAATCAAGTCAGCAATTCCACATCCAAGAATAATGGGGATAATTCGAGAATGTGGTGGGAAGATGCATATGGCAGAACGTCAATGGGCTGAAGCAGCAACAGATTTTTTTGAAGCTTTTAAGAATTATGATGAAGCTGGGAACCAAAGACGTATACAGTGCCTAAAGTATGTTTGCCATCTCTTCttatcttcttttatttttataattttcagaGTCACAAGCAAGGCTTTGATATGCTGCATGAAGCATGCAAGAGATAAATGTCAAGTACTACACAAATTAGAAAAGtaaaatacaaatttaaaattgaaaaatttaacATGACTGATTGTTTCAACAGAATAATATATAAGTAAGTGTTTGAGAGATGTGGAGAGAATTATTTCTCTGCTTCATAGATGTTTATGAACACACTTTATTGGTGGGGAAGGAAACCAACCTATTATTCATAGTTTGTTCAGGGTTATTGAATAACTTTACTCAAATTATGAGGAATAGAAGTCTCTTTCTCTCTCATTATTGAAATACAGCTATATGTGCACTTACATAAGCCTTCTGCCCCACATCTTCCTCCACAGGGCTGCTTTTTGGGGTTGTATATGAAATATATGTAAAGACTATTGTTGAGAATAAGGACCACAGTTACAACTTGGCAGAATTCTACCTCAGACATAccttattgaattttttttgtgTTAATCCATAACCTTTGACAAAACTATGAAGCGATTGGAGTTTAGATTGAAGAAATTTAATTGTAATGCCTTGTACATTATCTTGTATACATACCTTCACAAAGAAGGTATTACAGAGTTTCTTGCTATTCAAGATGGTGTATGCTTCTTTTGCACTGCATTCCTTGCACAATTCCAACATGATTTCTATTTGGTGAGAACTTCCAATATAGTGTCTTAGGATCACCTAACAGTGTTAACCATCATGGCTGACAGATACCTGGTTCTGGCTAATATGCTGATGGAATCTGAGGTGAATCCATTTGATGGTCAAGAGGCAAAACCGTAAGTACTGTTACTGAGATACgtgattttctttttattatttgcacCTTTCTTATGATGATTACTGTTCAGATATAAAAATGACCCTGAGATTTTGGCAATGACAAACCTCATAGCAGCATATCAACGAAATGAAATATTGGAGTTTGAGAAAATCCTGAAGGTATgcttaaaatgttttgatggaATTATGTTAGAATTTGTTGGTTGTTGCCTTGCTTTGGTTTAAGTTGGTATTGGACTTCCTTTAGAGTAACAGAAGGACAATAATGGATGATCCATTCATTCGGAACTATATTGAAGATCTGTTGAAGAATGTTAGAACTCAAGTGCTGCTGAAGCTTATTAAACCTTATACAAGAATTCGGATTCCTTTCATATCCAAGGTGAAGACCATGGTTTCTTTCTCACCATTTAACCAGTTCTTTCAATGCTATTGTATTTTCATGTAATTTACAAGAATCTTAGTACCTAGACTGAAATTTTGTGACTTGATTGACTTTCAGGAGCTAAATGTGCCAGAAAAAGATGTTGAGCAGCTGTTGGTTTCACTAATATTGGATAACCGTATTGATGGACATATTGATCAAGTGAACCGACTATTAGAGCGTGGAGACAGGTAACTTGTTAATTCACTTACCTTTTCCAGTTCTCAGATTAGTTGGGATCTGATTGGAATGTTCATGTGCATAGTTTCTTACCATTGTTGCAGCAGTAGTTATCATGCTCGTCATCATCAACATTGTCGTCTTTGTAAACGTTTTGCAGGTCAAAAGGAATGAAGAAGTATACTGCCATCGAGAAATGGAACACACAACTTAGATCACTTTATCAAGCTGTCAGCAACCGTGTTCACTGAGATCGTGTCAATAGGTAGTGTGACTACCATCTGGAGAAGGtacttaactttttattttggtgGTATTGACAACGGAACTTTTCTCGCTCTTGTGAGACCACAGGGTCATAGAAGCTACTTCCTGAAGCATTAAAATTGTGTGCTTTTATAGCTGATGCATTTTGATGAAAATGAGGGTAGAGTGTATAATAGAATACTCATAGTTTTGATACTGAGAAAATACCAGACGTGGATTCTGACAGCTTTCGTGCATTTTATTTACATTTTTGTTTGTTGGTTTGAGCTATTGCTTTCCCCTTGCTGCTAGCCTGATACGCATTTTAAGACGTGTTTGAGTTTTATatatagaatttttattttttaaatcaatttataaaactaactaatttaatataaaatatgttctgtaataatatttataaattttctatgttttttatttaaaaaataaaatttaaatatttttgagaaatatgaatatttttaaagtgaaaattattaataaaaatatacttttttttttataaattattaatatgaaatgagattgaattcaaataataataataatggagtttttgataaatttaaataatttaaaataattttcacaAATATCATACTCATTTACATCCGTGTACTGTATCATGGGAATCAGACAAAGCAACACTAGGACAGAACTGGAAACTAAGTTGGATTTCATATTGAGAGTGAAGTTTGTTGATTTGAGAAAAATATTGTCGGCTTTTTTCTACCTTTTGTATGATTAGCGTTGATAGAATTGTCCTTTGGTAGACAGCTTCTCCCCGATGACCCATTTTTATGGGCTTCTCTCGAAACATCTATAACATTTGTGCGAAAGACGGAGGCTCCACATCATATCATTAATTACAAACAGAAGATTTCTGTGGGGGGTCAAATTTCTCGGTGTTCCTACATAATTGAATCTTTAACAATTTggctattttaatttagtttagtttttttttttctctctctttcaatCTAATTGTAGTATAAGTTATTGTAAAAATCCAATCTTAATTTAAAACTCATCTCTCGAATCTTGATGTAGTAactagtaaataaaataaaaataataaattaagcaattatttttgaatattttctataattattgagAAAAAGGTTGGACAATAATATATATTCTATTCTATAAAAGGAATATGCCAAGAAACCTTGACcaaaagaaataagaaaattcAAGTATTGCACTCAACTAAGAAAATAAGATTTAttacaaattataaataattaacataaataaatcATAAAGTAGTTAGTTAATTAAACCAAACGAAACCATGCTGtcatgttattattaataaacctaacaaaaaatcattttcacttaaattaattaatgtgtGTGGAAAAGCAAAAAAGTTTGTCACATAATAATTAATGTAAGTAATTAGGCCAATTAGTCTTATCTACTTTCAACTAACCCTAATTATTGCATTTGTCCACTTCTTACTCAATCATGATCCACAAATTTAATTTAggcttataaataaattatttcctttcattttattatccccatcttaaataataaacaatttaaaatttatttagtaaaatttatttgttaaaaattaaatgagattattttttaattcaaaagggAATAAATGTTTAATACTTAATAGTAtgaatttttgaattaaatatataataaaaagctTGTTATTTCATTTTAACTCAAATATGATTTTTCCAAATCAATCATGAAAagtaaatttaactaaattatataattaaaataaataatatgctTAGAAGTTAGAACATGTAAAATTAtggaaggggaaaaaaaaaaaattctaacttgactatggagaaaaaaaaattataacttgaTGAAAGAGAAAGATACCTAATGgcaatgtatttttatttttttatttttatttaaagcatGTATAtctgttaatatatatattttaaaatatatcagTTAGTATCGATTTCTAATAATGACGGTatgaaaatttgaaatatttttataaaattattaataaattcttaaaattttttaaaatacttagaTCAATTTTCTCATTAAAATCCAGTAGCTTAATGAGTTTTTTAGAGATactctaaaaattttataaaatttcaaatgattctaaaaaaattagtaaaggATAaaccataaaaatttaaaaaattaagaaaaaataaagcatTCACTAGcgtcaaatataatttttagaaaCTCAACATTACTATGTTATAActactgaatttttaaaaaaaattaatgaattaaaagaGTACTCTGTTTTATTTTGTTAACAATCTATGAAAGATCAGAAGTGAGATATtacaatttgaatttaattttataatataaaaaatagttattattatttttacatcattaatttaataacaaattaattgttatttgagttaaaattaatagataaaatatttttaaaaaattcaaaatcagaTAACCAAATATGCGATTTTCCAAGACTTATCCAATCAATAATGATTTTATacacattttatttatttaaactttGGAATCACTTTATTCCGgagcaaaatttttaaattccaatgtacatttaatcaaatacacgtggaataaaaaaaatcatcttaCTAATAAAAATCTAATAGTAAAATTCTCCAATAATTATAGATTCTATTCATTTGTCAAGGGGAGAGTTCAAATTTGATCCCTAAAGAAAATAggaagatttataatttagtccatgagtattgccattattaataagttagtctctgtatttttagaaacctattaaaacgtccttatgttttctttccgtcaacgaaatagtcatttcgtttatttttgccgttaaaaatatagtaaaagactaaattacctcccattattttcctcctcctccttcattttcttcttcatcaattcttcctccttcttttgcttcttcttctgcttctgcttctcctTTTACTtctgctttttcttcttcttcttctgcttcttcttcttctccttctcctcctcctccttcttctttttttgcttctttttcttcttctccttcttcttttgcttctttttcttcttctccttcttcttctttttcttctttttcttctttttttcttctttttcttctttctcttctccttcttctttttcttttttttcttctttttcttctttctcttcttcttcttctccttctccttctccttctccttcttcttcttcttcttctccttctccttctccttcttcttcttcttcttcttctttttcttctttttcttcttttgaggaggaggaggaaagaaaagatagggactatttcgttgataaaaagaaacgataaggacgttttaatagatgtgagaaaagataagaactattttattgacaaaaagaaacgataatgacgttttaatagatttctaaaaatatagggagggacgatttcgttgacggaaagaaacgatgaggaatgactatttcgttgacagaaagaaatgataaggacgttttaataaatatgagaaaagatagggactattttattgGCGAAAAgaacgataagaacgttttaatagatataaaaaaagataaaaatgttttaatagatttttgaaaatgtaaatactaacttgttaataataacaatatccaatgactaaataaaagattttatttgagagtaaaattggattttaaaaattttctctctcctcctttatctaattttaacggaaaagaggatggaatgattattttgttgatgaaaagaaaacataaggacgttttaatagattttaaaaatatagaaactaatttgttaataataataatatttagagactaaattgtaaatttttcaaaataatattactTATAATAATGGAAGATACGcggtcaaagaaaaaaaattgctgaatcatgatctgatggaatctgggaaaaaaaaaaaagagaccgtaattaatatatagaaataagtgaagaattatgaaaatactttaaaaaaagagagagacagagaaatGAGAGGACACACAAATATGGAAGAAAGACAGGAAGTGGTTAGGTTGCTtgtgttgttattattattacataTAAAGCAAATGATGTGTTGTGGTCTCAAGTCTCAACTAACTTTTAGGACCACGTTCTCCTCTCACAatcaacttctcttttcatatttCAACCACATAAAccttttgaaaataataattataaattattattttatataatttactaCAACTATGAATCAACGGTAACGATTTGAAAACCACTGCATTTATCTCAACTATTAAATATAAGTCAataatttacttaaatttttacgattctttctttcttttataagaaattattaaatttatgttttaataTCTCTTGGTATATTTGAATTCAAGTATGATAATGAATGTCAGTAATAAAAGAATAATGTTAAAGATTATACAAATATTCACATATACATGTGATTGAAATGTGAAATTTATTACAGAATATATAAATGTGCtcatataatataaatgaataatagaaatttaaaaatatttatttttatttctgtaATTAAAGAGTATTCGATAATATAATATGAAATGTCGAATTCAATAAGAAAAATATACCTATCTTGTTCAATGAGTGAAACTCATTCTAGTTATGGATTTGGCATTTTGTTTTCAGAAAAAGGAAATTTGTTTATATGAGGATTTACGGACTTATTGTGGTTTAAGAAAGTTGTGTTCAAAGTTATAAAGTAGTGATTATTGAGTTTTTTTTCTCAAAGACACAaatcataattattaaattttaattaaaattataataattttgacaagatttctaaaagatatataaatatatacatatctaTTCATAATCCACATGAAATACTGAAAGATCTATAAAGCATGCCTAAAAAGAACCTTAACACACGCACATCGGCTTTCTCTTGAGATtgttatataaaaatgaatttatattatttatatttatatagttgttaaatattttaattaattttatataaatttttaataaactatatataaatattggtatatatatatattatgatgTGGGTATAAGGATGGATGGTAAGAGATAAGGAGGAGCGAAGAAAGAGTTAGCATTACCTTAAGAACTAATTACAGATTGAGAGTAAAAAAAGTTCAAGGAATGACTAAATTTATATTGGCAGAATATTAGAGGGAATAAAAGTTTAAGGTGCACTGAAAGTCAATGgagtattgtaatacccggctagaccccagtatcagaattcttactttcctgcggaatctccgttggaatccggaattcttggatgtcggagcttTCTAGAAGGGGGAAAACAGAGGTTTTTccaaatgtttttacatgttttatggttttgattaagaaaattgagttttgaaaagaaaaagaccaaagaggcaattgccaggttcggccgccgaaagtgaagttcggtcgccgaaagtggcATGTTTTTGCTGCCACCGAATccccacttcggctgccgaaggtggtggaggtgtGGAAGctgcttaggcagccgaagaaggtttgccggccacctataaaaaggcccTTTGACCGAAACTGGAGTGTGTTTCACTATCTTTTTGGGCAAAGGtaggtttttgtcctcctttggttgtttttatcTTGTTCTTCATATAATTAAAACAAGTATCATCTAAATAAATTGAGCTGAATATACAAGAATGATCCAACTCatatttaatcaattatttCAAGTTGGAAGACTAAATTTTTGGACAGGTTACTAAGTGTATTTTTACATATGGGCTTTATTTACATTGATATATTT
This is a stretch of genomic DNA from Manihot esculenta cultivar AM560-2 chromosome 2, M.esculenta_v8, whole genome shotgun sequence. It encodes these proteins:
- the LOC110609747 gene encoding COP9 signalosome complex subunit 2, with translation MGSDADMEDYGFEYSDEEPEEQDVDIENQYYNSKGMVETDPEGALAGFAEVVSMEPEKAEWGFKALKQTVKLYYRLGKYKEMMVSYREMLTYIRSAVTRNYSEKCINNIMDFVSGSASQNFGLLQEFYQTTLRALEEAKNERLWFKTNLKLCKIWFDMGEYGRMSKILKELHKSCQREDGTDDQKKGSQLLEVYAIEIQMYTETKNNKKLKQLYQKALAIKSAIPHPRIMGIIRECGGKMHMAERQWAEAATDFFEAFKNYDEAGNQRRIQCLKYLVLANMLMESEVNPFDGQEAKPYKNDPEILAMTNLIAAYQRNEILEFEKILKSNRRTIMDDPFIRNYIEDLLKNVRTQVLLKLIKPYTRIRIPFISKELNVPEKDVEQLLVSLILDNRIDGHIDQVNRLLERGDRSKGMKKYTAIEKWNTQLRSLYQAVSNRVH